A genome region from Vulpes lagopus strain Blue_001 chromosome 7, ASM1834538v1, whole genome shotgun sequence includes the following:
- the LOC121496224 gene encoding E3 ubiquitin-protein ligase TRAIP isoform X4, which yields MLMGEWAFHLPAPAPEKEKKDSQAIIDTLRDTLEERNATVESLQSALDKAEMLCSTLKKQMKYLEQQQDETKQVQEEMRRLRSKMKTMERIELLLQSQRPEVEEMIRDMGVGQSAVEQLAVYCVSLKKEYENLKEARKASGELADRLKKDLFSSKNKLQTVYSELDQTKLELKSAQKDLQSADKEIMSLRKKLTMLQETLNLPPVDSETVNRLVLESPAPLEMLSLKLRRPAFGDDIDLNATFDVDTPPAQSSSIQHGHAKKFCQERAHSPIQDIPKKMPKGPKQESQLSLGGQHCVGEPDEELASAFPVFIRNAILKQKQPKKAKIEPCRSTDAVRTGFDGLGGRTKFIQPTDTTMIRPLPVKPKPKTKQRVGAKTVLPPSQAKLDTFLW from the exons ATGCTGATGGGTGAATGGGCCTTTCaccttcctgcccctgctccagagaaggagaaaaaggacagCCAAGCCATCATCGACACGCTGCGTGATACGCTGGAAGAGCGCAATGCCACTGTGGAATCTCTGCAGAGTGCCTTAGACAAGGCTGAAATGCTATGCTCCACCCTCAAG AAGCAGATGAAGTACTTGGAGCAGCAGCAGGATGAGACCAAACAAGTGCAGGAGGAGATGCGCCGACTCAGAAGCAAGATGAAAACCATGGAGCG GATTGAGCTCCTACTCCAGAGCCAGAGGCCCGAAGTGGAGGAGATGATCCGAGACATGGGTGTGGGACAGTCAGCGGTGGAGCAGCTGGCTGTGTACTGCGTGTCCCTCAAGAA AGAGTATGAGAACCTTAAAGAGGCACGGAAGGCCTCAGGGGAGCTGGCTGACAGACTGAAGAAGGActtgttttcttccaaaaacaAG TTGCAGACAGTCTACTCTGAACTAGATCAGACCAAGTTGGAGCTGAAGTCAGCCCAGAAGGATTTACAGAGTGCTGACAAAGAAATCATG aGCCTGAGAAAAAAGCTAACGATGCTACAGGAAACCCTGAACCTGCCACCAGTGGACAGTGAGACTGTCAACCGCCTGGTTTTAGAGAG CCCAGCCCCTTTGGAGATGCTGAGCCTGAAGCTTCGCCGACCAGCCTTCGGTGATGACATTGACCTCAATGCCACCTTTGATGTTGACACCCCTCCAGCCCAATCTTCCAGCATCCAGCATGGCCATGCCAAGAAGTTCTGCCAAGAGAGAGCACA CTCTCCCATTCAGGACATCCCCAAGAAGATGCCTAAAGGCCCCAAGCAG GAGTCCCAGCTCTCACTGGGCGGCCAGCACTGTGTGGGAGAGCCAGATGAGGAGCTAGCTAGTGCCTTTCCTGTCTTTATCCGGAATGCTATCCTAAAACAGAAACAGCCCAAGAAGGCCAAGATAGAGCCCTGCCGCAGCACAGATGCA GTGAGGACAGGCTTCGATGGGCTTGGAGGTCGGACGAAATTCATCCAACCT ACTGACACAACTATGATCCGCCCACTGCCTGTGAAACCCAAACCCAAGACTAAGCAGAGAGTTGGGGCGAAGACAGTGCTCCCTCCCTCGCAGGCCAAGCTGGACACCTTTCTGTGGTAG
- the LOC121496224 gene encoding E3 ubiquitin-protein ligase TRAIP isoform X3 encodes MSLHCWLWLAVTYSRVCASLDLQASLSPHGSSCKPYRILCGSQNELDNTRAQLSLKEKEKKDSQAIIDTLRDTLEERNATVESLQSALDKAEMLCSTLKKQMKYLEQQQDETKQVQEEMRRLRSKMKTMERIELLLQSQRPEVEEMIRDMGVGQSAVEQLAVYCVSLKKEYENLKEARKASGELADRLKKDLFSSKNKLQTVYSELDQTKLELKSAQKDLQSADKEIMSLRKKLTMLQETLNLPPVDSETVNRLVLESPAPLEMLSLKLRRPAFGDDIDLNATFDVDTPPAQSSSIQHGHAKKFCQERAHSPIQDIPKKMPKGPKQESQLSLGGQHCVGEPDEELASAFPVFIRNAILKQKQPKKAKIEPCRSTDAVRTGFDGLGGRTKFIQPTDTTMIRPLPVKPKPKTKQRVGAKTVLPPSQAKLDTFLW; translated from the exons ATGTCTCTTCACTGTTGGCTTTGGTTGGCCGTGACATATAGCAGGGTCTGTGCCTCCCTGGACCTACAGGCCTCATTGTCCCCTCATGGGTCTTCCTGCAAGCCTTACAGGATTCTGTGTGGAAGCCAG AATGAACTGGATAATACCAGAGCCCAGCTTTCCCTGAAAG agaaggagaaaaaggacagCCAAGCCATCATCGACACGCTGCGTGATACGCTGGAAGAGCGCAATGCCACTGTGGAATCTCTGCAGAGTGCCTTAGACAAGGCTGAAATGCTATGCTCCACCCTCAAG AAGCAGATGAAGTACTTGGAGCAGCAGCAGGATGAGACCAAACAAGTGCAGGAGGAGATGCGCCGACTCAGAAGCAAGATGAAAACCATGGAGCG GATTGAGCTCCTACTCCAGAGCCAGAGGCCCGAAGTGGAGGAGATGATCCGAGACATGGGTGTGGGACAGTCAGCGGTGGAGCAGCTGGCTGTGTACTGCGTGTCCCTCAAGAA AGAGTATGAGAACCTTAAAGAGGCACGGAAGGCCTCAGGGGAGCTGGCTGACAGACTGAAGAAGGActtgttttcttccaaaaacaAG TTGCAGACAGTCTACTCTGAACTAGATCAGACCAAGTTGGAGCTGAAGTCAGCCCAGAAGGATTTACAGAGTGCTGACAAAGAAATCATG aGCCTGAGAAAAAAGCTAACGATGCTACAGGAAACCCTGAACCTGCCACCAGTGGACAGTGAGACTGTCAACCGCCTGGTTTTAGAGAG CCCAGCCCCTTTGGAGATGCTGAGCCTGAAGCTTCGCCGACCAGCCTTCGGTGATGACATTGACCTCAATGCCACCTTTGATGTTGACACCCCTCCAGCCCAATCTTCCAGCATCCAGCATGGCCATGCCAAGAAGTTCTGCCAAGAGAGAGCACA CTCTCCCATTCAGGACATCCCCAAGAAGATGCCTAAAGGCCCCAAGCAG GAGTCCCAGCTCTCACTGGGCGGCCAGCACTGTGTGGGAGAGCCAGATGAGGAGCTAGCTAGTGCCTTTCCTGTCTTTATCCGGAATGCTATCCTAAAACAGAAACAGCCCAAGAAGGCCAAGATAGAGCCCTGCCGCAGCACAGATGCA GTGAGGACAGGCTTCGATGGGCTTGGAGGTCGGACGAAATTCATCCAACCT ACTGACACAACTATGATCCGCCCACTGCCTGTGAAACCCAAACCCAAGACTAAGCAGAGAGTTGGGGCGAAGACAGTGCTCCCTCCCTCGCAGGCCAAGCTGGACACCTTTCTGTGGTAG